The Acropora muricata isolate sample 2 chromosome 4, ASM3666990v1, whole genome shotgun sequence genome contains the following window.
GCTTTCCTCGCACATAAAGAGATTAAGTTTAATATAAATAATGgtattaatcataaaaattacaatttcctcgattgtgattggtttaaaaaactcctattttccCACTTATTCTCCTGTCAggttgttattggacagtttgttatcggacaccttgttatcggacagtttgttatcgcaCAGTCCaacaagccaatcacattcaaagttgtagtttaaatcaaccaaccacatttaaagttgtagtttaaatcaaccaatcacaaccttggtatcaatcaccatagaaacagtgtacaaacctCTAAATTGAGCTTTcttcaaaatggagaattttttcCCCTTGAACAATGACTCCATTTTAGAAAACAGTAGTGAGTTCAGTTATCCTATGGCACAAATGTTTATGCCAACAATCCAGACGAGTTCCTTCGTGGATATGATGAGATGTTCAAGTGAATTTCAGCCCTCCACAGCATCGTTTCTCACTTCGCAACAAGTGCAAATGGAGGCGAACATCCACCCGACCGAAGTACCACTGTACAATGTATCCTCCGGTAAAAATCTTCACTTCGTTCAACAAAACACAGAAACAATGGCAGTAGACCAAGCTCGTTTCCCCCTTGTCTCGGAcgaagaaattttggaaataaatGAAACCGCAGCCTCCAAAAACACCGCTCGAGCAACAAAAACATGGATGTCAGCATGGGCAGAATGGTGTAAAGCCAGAAATATCGATATAAACATGGAGTCATACTCTCCACAAGCGTCATACTCTCCACAAGCTCTTGACGGCCTCTTCAACAAATTTTACGTCGAAATAAGGAAGAAAGATGGTACAGACTACGAGCCCGACTCGTTGAGAGTGATACAAGCAGCCATAGATCGCTATCTTCGTCACAAGAATTATCCAGTGAGCATCATAACTAGTCGTGAGTTCACAAAGTCCCAAGAAACGCTCGACGCAAAAGCAAAGCAACTTCGCCGCCAGGGAAAAGGAAAACGCCCAAACAAAGCACAGCCATACAGCGAAACAGACGAAGAAAGTTTCTGGCGAGAAGGCAAACTAGGAAACCACAATGGCCTTGCGTTGACAAACGTAAACTTCAAAAATCTCTCCGAGACGATGGGCTTCAGAGGGAGACAAGACCATTACGACGCTTATGTCGAGGATTTCAGCATTTTCCAGATGGCAGATGGGAGCAAGGTGGTAGAATTCATAGAAAATCAGACGAAAACGAGACAAGGAGGGCTGAGAAATCCAACACGCCGCTCTCCTCAGCAGATGTGGTCGACGGACAGAGGCGAGCGAGATCCCGTTAAATTGTTCGAAGAGTGGCTGGATCACCTACCTGACGCGCTGAAGAAATCCGGTCCGTTGTACCTGACGATAATTCCCAGACCAATAAGTAATACTTGGTATTCGAAAACAAGAATGGGATAGCACAGAATTGGGCAGATAATGAAGTCTGTAGCCAGCTGTTTGCCGCGCGATTCCAATAAGAAGATCACAAATCACTCAACGCTAAAAACCGTCGTTGCTAAGCTTAAGAATGCTGGTCAACCTCGTCACAAGATTattcaggtcacaggtcatgcTCGGGAATCCTCCTTGGATGATTATGACGAAATAACTGTCACTGAAAGCCGAAAATTGTCTCACATCGTTCCAGCACAATCCAGCTCAACATCTGCGATTTCTACAACATCAACAAGTCGTTTCCCTTCGCACAGTTCTGTGCCTGTAGCTTCAGCAAATCCATCAGCAGCCTGCATGAAGGAAAATCTTCCACCAGCAGTTCCAATGGTTCCAATGAGTTCAAACCAAGTTTCTCCATCAGTGAATGTGGCAGAATTCACCAGTATGCCCTCCTCCATGTACAGCATGGCCACTAAACAGCATCTCTCGGCGCCATTTTAAATTTCTAACAGTTGTGTGTTGAGGGAAAGTCCCCGTCCCGAAAAGCCAAGGAAGCGAAAAATAATCATTGACTCTGATTCTGATTAGTGTACAACTTGAAGTGAGCAGTCGATTCAGCTTAAAAACGTTGGACTTTCCAGGGAAAActaacaaaggagacttttgtctgattggtctgttcaatctggaatttcattggttaatccaCTGAAACCGAAGCGCGGGAAGGAGACTGCCAGATTTGTGACCCATCGATGATTGTTTTTCCCCTATCAAGCTTCTTCACTGTTCAAAGTGACAAGTGGTTTTCGCACGCCTTGCCACTTAAATattcaatttgttgggctcattcAATTCTTTAATGCCTTTGCTTTAATCGACTTAAAGCGATCCCCGGACCACAAACTATTGATCGATATTTTGACGAGGAATTACCTTGATGACGAgaattttttctgccttgttcGTAAAGTTATTTGTAGACGCATcatttcaaaaacgttttgagtCGCAATTCAAAGTAATGCAGTAAAATAATACGTCATATTAAAGGAAATTTTATATTGTTTCAGGACTGAAACTTCCAGAAACTAAAAATTACCACACAATAAACAAATCCGCAAAAACTGGAGGTACTACTGAGAAGCCATTTTGGCATTTAGTACGTTGACAGGTTACAACGTCTTGCTCTCTCCACAGTGTAATGCCACTTTAATATGTAGGTTTCCTGCACTAGCCTCTTCCTCGGTAAATGAACTATTACTAGCAAAAGGGATTTCCTGGACCACAACCCTTGACAAAAGTCTCGGATACTTGAAGCAAGTTTTCTTAGCAGTACCTTTTTCCCTTCTGTTTTCGCGTCGAGTCTTGTAACCGCTTGCGTttgggaaaaatatttttattttatcatcgAAACTACctttaaaatttgtcaaaacggcCTCCTCACTTTAACCTTGCATTTATGTTTTGGGCTTTTAGGGGATATCAGACATCTTTCAAGTCTAAGCTATTAATTTATGAGTTGAAtgctaattttgaattttcgccTGTCGATGAATCAGTTCTCGTTTCCGTTTTGCgctcaaaatattattttatgcaaGAAAAGACATACATTTTCAGAAACACTCAACATCCTTtattgaaaaacaattaaatCCTGTGTTGAAAACTCTGTTCTTAATGAAGACGATGCCAGGAAGGGACATTTTGCTGTGCGTCTCCAACGTTTCGTGACGCCGAATACTAGTTTTTTTACTTACCAGGTTTTGTACCTTTGTCGATCATTCCCCacgattttctttcagttgaaaaaCTTTCCTCCATATAAAATATGTAGTAACCAAAGTATTCACAAAACCAGTAATTTACACTCAAACCGCGTCATGATAgcataaacaaacaagaaacttgaaagaggaaaaccaaCCGCCGATGTGTGACAAAGCTGGCAGTCGTCTTCGCGCGATTCGAATGAattgacaagatttcagtgaattaaccaatgaaattccagattggacagaccaatcagacaaaagtctcctttgttgcCCTGTTTAGCGTTCGGGTTGATTTGAATGACAG
Protein-coding sequences here:
- the LOC136915249 gene encoding uncharacterized protein KIAA1958-like gives rise to the protein MENFFPLNNDSILENSSEFSYPMAQMFMPTIQTSSFVDMMRCSSEFQPSTASFLTSQQVQMEANIHPTEVPLYNVSSGKNLHFVQQNTETMAVDQARFPLVSDEEILEINETAASKNTARATKTWMSAWAEWCKARNIDINMESYSPQASYSPQALDGLFNKFYVEIRKKDGTDYEPDSLRVIQAAIDRYLRHKNYPVSIITSREFTKSQETLDAKAKQLRRQGKGKRPNKAQPYSETDEESFWREGKLGNHNGLALTNVNFKNLSETMGFRGRQDHYDAYVEDFSIFQMADGSKVVEFIENQTKTRQGGLRNPTRRSPQQMWSTDRGERDPVKLFEEWLDHLPDALKKSGPLYLTIIPRPISNTWYSKTRMG